One region of Pseudomonas sp. ABC1 genomic DNA includes:
- the murD gene encoding UDP-N-acetylmuramoyl-L-alanine--D-glutamate ligase, giving the protein MVLIASDQFRIVVGLGKSGMSLVRHLASRGIAFAVVDTRANPPELARLREQYPDVEVRCGELEVDFLCRAAELLVSPGVALSTPALRRAAECGVRLSGDIELFAREAKAPIVAITGSNAKSTVTTLVGEMAAQAGLKVAVGGNLGTPALDLLADDVQLYVLELSSFQLETTDRLGAEVATCLNVSEDHMDRYSGLPAYHLAKHRVFRGARQVLVNRDDALSRPLLVDDVKVWSFGLGRADFNGFGLLDVDGCKWLAFQFEPLLPVSELKIRGSHNQSNALAALALGHAVGLPFEAMLQTLRTFAGLPHRCQWVGEHAGVAYYDDSKATNVGAALAAIEGLGADIDGKLVLIAGGDGKGADFSALREPVARHCRAVVLLGRDAGLLAETLDGALPLIRVESLDDAVAQAAAVALPGDSVLLSPACASLDMFKNFEERGRLFAAAVGGLS; this is encoded by the coding sequence ATTGTGTTGATAGCCTCCGACCAGTTCCGCATCGTTGTCGGCCTCGGCAAGAGCGGCATGTCCCTGGTTCGCCACCTGGCGAGCCGGGGCATTGCCTTTGCCGTGGTCGACACGCGCGCGAACCCGCCGGAACTGGCGAGGCTGCGCGAGCAATACCCGGACGTCGAAGTGCGTTGTGGCGAGTTGGAGGTGGACTTCCTCTGCCGCGCCGCCGAACTGCTGGTCAGCCCTGGCGTGGCGCTGAGCACGCCGGCCCTGCGGCGTGCCGCCGAATGCGGTGTGCGGCTGTCGGGGGATATCGAACTGTTCGCGCGTGAGGCGAAGGCACCGATCGTCGCCATCACCGGCTCCAACGCCAAGAGCACGGTGACCACGCTGGTCGGCGAGATGGCGGCGCAGGCGGGGCTCAAGGTGGCCGTCGGCGGTAACCTGGGTACGCCGGCCCTCGACCTGCTGGCCGATGACGTACAGCTTTATGTGCTGGAACTCTCCAGCTTCCAGTTGGAAACCACGGATCGCCTGGGCGCCGAAGTGGCCACCTGCCTCAATGTCAGCGAAGACCACATGGACCGCTACAGCGGCCTGCCGGCCTATCACCTGGCCAAGCACCGGGTCTTCCGTGGCGCGCGCCAGGTGCTGGTGAACCGTGATGATGCCCTGAGCCGTCCGCTGCTGGTCGACGATGTGAAAGTCTGGAGCTTCGGCCTGGGCCGTGCCGATTTCAACGGTTTCGGTCTGCTCGACGTCGACGGCTGCAAGTGGCTGGCCTTCCAGTTCGAGCCGCTGTTGCCGGTAAGCGAATTGAAGATCCGCGGTTCGCACAACCAGTCCAATGCCCTGGCCGCGCTGGCCCTGGGGCATGCGGTGGGGCTGCCGTTCGAGGCCATGCTGCAGACGCTGCGCACCTTTGCCGGCTTGCCGCACCGTTGCCAGTGGGTCGGTGAGCATGCCGGCGTGGCTTATTACGACGACTCCAAGGCCACCAACGTCGGCGCCGCCCTGGCCGCGATCGAGGGTCTGGGTGCGGATATCGACGGCAAGCTGGTGCTGATCGCCGGTGGCGATGGCAAGGGTGCCGACTTCTCCGCGCTACGCGAGCCGGTGGCCCGCCATTGCCGTGCGGTGGTGTTGCTCGGACGTGATGCCGGGCTGCTGGCCGAGACGCTGGACGGTGCGTTGCCGTTGATTCGGGTCGAGAGCCTGGACGATGCGGTCGCCCAGGCGGCTGCCGTGGCGCTGCCGGGGGATTCGGTGCTGCTGTCGCCCGCGTGCGCCAGCCTGGATATGTTCAAGAATTTTGAAGAGCGCGGGCGTCTGTTCGCCGCCGCGGTAGGAGGGTTGAGCTGA
- the lpxC gene encoding UDP-3-O-acyl-N-acetylglucosamine deacetylase produces MIRQRTLKNTIRATGVGLHSGEKVYLTLKPAPIDSGIVFCRTDLVPPVEIRALALNVGETTMSTTLVSGDVKVDTVEHLLSAMAGLGIDNAYVELSASEVPIMDGSAGPFVFLIQSAGLQEQDAHKKFIRIKREVTVVDGDKRATFLPFEGFKVSFEIDFDHPVFRGRTQTASVDFSSTSFVKEVSRARTFGFTRDLEFLRSHNLARGGSVENAIVVDDDQVLNEDGLRYEDEFVKHKILDAIGDLYLLGTSLIGEFRGYKSGHALNNRLLRSLMEQEDAWELVTFDDPETAPISYMRPVAAG; encoded by the coding sequence ATGATCAGACAACGCACACTGAAGAACACCATCCGCGCTACTGGCGTCGGCTTGCACTCGGGGGAAAAGGTCTACCTGACCCTGAAGCCTGCACCGATCGACAGCGGTATCGTGTTCTGCCGCACCGATCTCGTGCCTCCCGTGGAGATTCGCGCGCTCGCGCTGAATGTCGGGGAAACGACCATGTCTACGACGCTGGTCAGCGGTGATGTCAAGGTCGACACAGTGGAGCATCTGCTTTCGGCCATGGCCGGATTGGGCATCGACAATGCCTATGTCGAGCTTTCCGCCTCCGAAGTGCCGATCATGGACGGCAGCGCCGGCCCCTTCGTGTTCCTGATTCAATCGGCAGGCCTGCAAGAGCAGGACGCCCATAAGAAGTTCATCCGCATCAAGCGGGAAGTGACGGTGGTGGATGGCGACAAGCGCGCTACCTTCCTGCCGTTCGAGGGTTTCAAGGTCAGTTTCGAGATCGACTTCGATCATCCGGTCTTCCGCGGTCGTACCCAGACTGCCAGCGTGGATTTCTCCAGTACTTCCTTCGTCAAGGAAGTCAGTCGTGCCAGGACCTTCGGGTTCACCCGCGACCTGGAATTCCTGCGTTCGCATAACCTGGCTCGCGGCGGCAGTGTGGAAAACGCCATCGTTGTCGATGACGATCAAGTGCTTAACGAGGACGGCCTGCGTTACGAGGACGAATTCGTCAAACACAAGATACTCGATGCCATTGGCGACCTTTACCTCCTGGGGACCAGCCTGATCGGCGAGTTCCGTGGCTATAAGTCGGGGCATGCGTTGAATAACCGCCTGCTGCGCTCGCTGATGGAGCAAGAGGATGCCTGGGAGCTGGTCACCTTCGACGACCCTGAAACCGCGCCCATTTCTTATATGCGTCCGGTTGCAGCCGGCTAA
- a CDS encoding cell division protein FtsQ/DivIB: protein MIATLRHTQPAGARKPSPRGASRLVEPKPLGARLPRVDLSGLKRLLWPLLLVGLLVSLYELGVRLMPYADRPIAKVSVQGDMSYISQQAIQQRIAPFVEASFFKVDLNGLRSNLEEMPWISHVEVRRVWPDQVALRLQEHLPIARWGDEALLNNRGQAFSPNDLTHYEHLPQLHGPKRAEQKVMQQYQMLSQMLRPLGFSIQRLELRERGSWFLSTNQGLELLLGRDHIVEKMRRFTAIYQQELAPQSEKIARIDLRYANGLAVAWREPVHLADELTAAVKN, encoded by the coding sequence ATGATCGCCACGCTGCGTCACACTCAGCCAGCCGGAGCTCGCAAGCCGTCGCCTCGTGGCGCCAGTCGGCTGGTCGAGCCGAAGCCGCTGGGTGCGCGCCTGCCGCGTGTCGATCTGAGCGGGCTCAAGCGCCTGCTCTGGCCGTTGCTGCTGGTTGGCCTGCTGGTCAGCCTGTATGAACTGGGCGTACGCCTGATGCCCTATGCCGACCGGCCCATCGCCAAGGTCAGTGTGCAGGGCGACATGAGCTATATCAGCCAGCAGGCGATACAGCAGCGTATCGCGCCCTTCGTCGAGGCAAGTTTCTTCAAGGTCGACCTGAATGGCCTGCGCAGCAACCTCGAAGAGATGCCCTGGATCTCCCATGTGGAAGTCCGCCGCGTCTGGCCGGACCAGGTTGCGCTGCGTCTTCAGGAGCATCTGCCCATCGCGCGTTGGGGCGACGAGGCGCTGCTGAACAACCGTGGACAGGCTTTTTCGCCAAATGACCTGACACATTATGAACACTTGCCACAGTTGCATGGTCCCAAGCGCGCTGAACAGAAAGTCATGCAGCAATATCAAATGCTTAGCCAGATGTTGCGGCCTCTCGGCTTTTCCATCCAGCGTCTGGAGTTGCGCGAGCGGGGCAGTTGGTTCCTCAGCACCAACCAGGGGTTGGAGCTGTTGCTGGGACGGGATCATATCGTCGAGAAGATGCGTCGTTTCACCGCCATCTATCAGCAGGAACTGGCGCCGCAGAGTGAGAAAATTGCCCGGATCGACCTGCGCTATGCCAACGGCCTGGCCGTGGCCTGGCGCGAACCGGTCCACCTGGCGGACGAGTTGACCGCCGCCGTGAAGAATTGA
- the ftsW gene encoding putative lipid II flippase FtsW — protein sequence MMLAFLRSAPSPLFGRRGLDVDFPMLAGCLALLGLGLVMITSASSEVASVNSGNALYHMSRHLVYVALGLVAAAMTLLVPIATLQRFDWVLLLMGFALLVLVLVPGIGREVNGSIRWIGFGAFNVQPSELAKVFVVVYLAGYLVRRQKEVRESTWGFLKPFLVLLPMAGLLMLEPDFGATVVMMGSAVAMLFLGGVGLLRFSLLVALGVGAVYVLVQTQEYRLQRLIAFTDPWADQYGSGYQLTQALIAFGRGEWLGVGLGNSVQKQFYLPEAHTDFVFSVLAEELGMVGALATVCLFAFVGVRALYIGLQAERAKHFFSAYVAWGLAFLWLGQFLINIGVNTGLLPTKGLTLPFLSYGGSSLVVTCASMALLLRIEWEARHSFGSAEADFDEEDFQEPASAPSTREVNHGR from the coding sequence CTGATGCTGGCCTTCCTGCGCAGTGCCCCGTCCCCACTGTTCGGCCGTCGTGGCCTGGATGTCGACTTCCCCATGCTCGCCGGTTGCCTGGCGCTGCTCGGGCTCGGGCTGGTGATGATCACCTCGGCCTCCTCGGAAGTGGCCTCGGTCAACTCGGGCAATGCGCTGTACCACATGAGTCGCCACCTGGTTTATGTGGCCCTTGGGCTGGTCGCCGCCGCGATGACGCTGCTGGTGCCGATTGCCACCTTGCAGCGCTTCGACTGGGTGCTGCTGTTGATGGGGTTCGCTCTGCTGGTACTGGTACTGGTGCCGGGCATCGGGCGTGAAGTGAACGGCTCCATTCGCTGGATCGGTTTCGGCGCGTTCAACGTTCAGCCATCGGAGCTGGCCAAGGTTTTCGTCGTGGTCTATCTCGCCGGCTACCTGGTTCGGCGGCAGAAAGAAGTGCGTGAAAGTACCTGGGGCTTCCTCAAGCCGTTCCTGGTGTTGCTGCCGATGGCCGGCCTGCTGATGCTGGAGCCTGACTTCGGTGCCACCGTGGTGATGATGGGCTCGGCAGTGGCCATGCTGTTCCTTGGCGGTGTCGGGCTGTTGCGTTTCAGCCTGCTGGTCGCCCTGGGCGTGGGCGCCGTCTACGTGCTGGTGCAGACCCAGGAGTATCGTTTGCAACGGCTGATCGCGTTCACCGATCCCTGGGCAGACCAGTACGGTTCCGGTTATCAATTGACCCAGGCACTGATTGCCTTTGGACGCGGCGAGTGGCTTGGTGTCGGCCTGGGCAACAGTGTGCAGAAGCAATTCTACCTGCCGGAGGCGCACACCGATTTCGTGTTCTCGGTATTGGCCGAGGAGCTGGGCATGGTCGGGGCGCTGGCAACGGTCTGCCTGTTTGCCTTCGTCGGCGTGCGTGCGCTGTATATCGGTCTGCAGGCTGAGCGGGCCAAGCACTTCTTCTCCGCCTACGTCGCCTGGGGGCTGGCTTTCCTGTGGCTGGGGCAATTCCTGATCAATATCGGTGTGAATACCGGCTTGCTGCCGACCAAGGGCCTGACCCTGCCGTTCCTCAGCTATGGCGGTAGTTCGCTGGTGGTGACCTGCGCCAGCATGGCGTTGCTGCTGCGGATCGAATGGGAGGCCCGTCACTCCTTCGGCAGTGCCGAGGCAGATTTCGACGAAGAAGACTTCCAGGAGCCGGCATCGGCGCCTTCCACGCGGGAGGTGAACCATGGCCGCTAG
- the ftsA gene encoding cell division protein FtsA, with protein MSSVQSGKMIVGLDIGTSKVVALVGEVSGDGELEIVGIGTHPSRGLKKGVVVNIESTVQSIQRAVEEAQLMAGCRIHSAFVGLAGNHVRSLNSHGIVAIRDREVSGADLERVLDAAQAVAIPADQRVLHTLPQDYVIDNQEGVREPLGMSGVRLEAKVHVVTCAVNAAQNVEKCVRRCGLEVDDIILEQLASAHAVLTDDEKELGVCLVDIGGGTTDICIFTEGAIRHTAVIPIAGDQVTNDIAMALRTPTQYAEEIKIRYACALAKLAGAGETIKVPSVGDRPPRELSRQALAEVVEPRYDELFTLIQAELRRSGYEDLVPAGIVLTGGTSKMEGAVELAEEIFHMPVRLGSPHRFKGLADVVRNPIYSTAVGLLLYGLQKQTDGTPSAGSGTTEENKTSVLERLKSWVQGNF; from the coding sequence ATGTCCAGCGTGCAGAGTGGCAAGATGATCGTCGGACTCGATATCGGCACCTCCAAGGTCGTTGCCCTGGTGGGTGAAGTGTCGGGGGATGGCGAACTGGAAATCGTGGGTATCGGTACCCATCCGTCGCGCGGCCTGAAAAAGGGCGTCGTGGTGAATATCGAGTCCACCGTGCAATCCATCCAGCGGGCGGTCGAAGAGGCCCAGTTGATGGCGGGCTGCCGTATCCACTCGGCTTTCGTCGGCCTGGCGGGCAACCATGTGCGCAGCCTGAACTCCCATGGCATCGTGGCGATCCGTGATCGCGAAGTGAGCGGTGCGGACCTGGAACGTGTCCTGGACGCAGCCCAGGCCGTGGCGATTCCGGCTGACCAGCGCGTGCTGCACACCCTGCCGCAGGACTACGTCATCGATAACCAGGAAGGCGTGCGCGAGCCACTGGGCATGTCCGGCGTGCGCCTGGAAGCCAAGGTGCACGTGGTGACCTGTGCGGTGAACGCCGCGCAGAACGTCGAGAAATGCGTGCGTCGCTGTGGGCTGGAAGTCGACGACATCATTCTCGAACAACTGGCCTCGGCCCACGCGGTGCTGACCGATGACGAGAAGGAACTGGGCGTGTGCCTGGTGGACATCGGCGGTGGCACCACGGATATCTGCATCTTCACCGAAGGCGCCATTCGCCATACTGCGGTGATCCCGATCGCGGGCGACCAGGTCACCAATGACATCGCCATGGCCCTGCGTACGCCGACCCAGTACGCCGAGGAAATCAAGATTCGCTATGCCTGCGCCCTGGCCAAGCTGGCGGGCGCCGGCGAAACCATCAAGGTGCCGAGCGTTGGCGACCGTCCGCCGCGCGAGCTGTCGCGCCAAGCGCTGGCCGAGGTGGTGGAGCCGCGTTACGACGAACTGTTCACCCTGATCCAGGCCGAACTGCGTCGCAGCGGCTACGAAGATCTGGTGCCCGCCGGCATTGTCCTGACCGGTGGTACATCGAAGATGGAAGGTGCCGTGGAACTGGCCGAGGAAATCTTCCATATGCCGGTACGCCTGGGTTCGCCTCATCGCTTCAAAGGGCTGGCCGACGTGGTGCGCAACCCGATCTATTCGACCGCTGTCGGCCTGTTGCTCTACGGCTTGCAGAAGCAGACGGACGGCACGCCATCCGCTGGCAGCGGGACGACGGAAGAGAACAAGACATCCGTTCTGGAGCGGCTGAAAAGCTGGGTCCAGGGCAATTTCTGA
- the ftsZ gene encoding cell division protein FtsZ — protein sequence MFELVDHTPQNAVIKVIGVGGGGGNAVNHMVRNNVEGVEFICANTDAQALKKVEARTVLQLGSSITKGLGAGTNPEIGRQAATEDRERIAEVLEGADMVFITTGMGGGTGTGAAPVIASVAKEMGILTVAVVTRPFPFEGRRRMQVADEGIRALSECVDSLITIPNEKLLTILGKDASLLSAFAKADDVLSGAVRGISDIMQRPGLMNVDFADVKTVMGEMGMAMMGTGCSTGPNRAREATEAAIRNPLLEDVNLQGARGILVNITAGFDLSLGEYAAVGEIIEAFASDEATVKVGAVIDPDMSDELHVTVVATGLGPRGEKPVKVVDNTLSAPSVAAAVIPARNEQAAVNYRELERPTVMRNQAQAAATAARLNPQEDLDYLDIPAFLRRQAD from the coding sequence ATGTTTGAACTGGTCGATCACACCCCGCAAAACGCGGTCATCAAAGTCATCGGTGTCGGTGGTGGCGGTGGCAACGCAGTCAATCACATGGTGCGCAACAACGTCGAAGGCGTTGAGTTCATCTGCGCCAATACCGATGCCCAGGCGCTGAAGAAGGTCGAGGCGCGCACGGTGCTGCAACTCGGTTCTTCCATCACCAAGGGCCTGGGTGCCGGCACCAACCCGGAAATCGGTCGCCAGGCCGCTACCGAAGACCGCGAGCGCATCGCTGAAGTGCTGGAAGGCGCCGACATGGTCTTTATCACCACGGGCATGGGTGGCGGTACCGGTACCGGCGCTGCGCCGGTGATCGCGTCGGTCGCCAAGGAAATGGGCATCCTGACCGTGGCCGTGGTCACCCGTCCGTTCCCCTTCGAAGGCCGCCGCCGTATGCAGGTCGCCGATGAAGGTATCCGTGCGCTGTCCGAGTGCGTCGACTCGCTGATCACCATCCCCAACGAGAAGCTGCTGACCATCCTCGGCAAGGACGCCAGCCTGCTGTCGGCCTTCGCCAAGGCGGACGACGTATTGTCCGGCGCCGTGCGTGGCATCTCCGACATCATGCAACGTCCCGGCCTGATGAACGTCGACTTCGCCGACGTCAAGACCGTCATGGGCGAGATGGGCATGGCCATGATGGGTACTGGCTGCTCCACCGGGCCGAACCGTGCCCGTGAAGCGACCGAGGCGGCGATCCGCAACCCGCTGCTGGAAGACGTCAACCTGCAGGGCGCTCGCGGCATCCTGGTCAACATCACTGCCGGTTTCGACCTGTCCCTGGGCGAGTACGCCGCAGTGGGCGAGATCATCGAAGCCTTCGCGTCCGACGAAGCCACCGTCAAGGTCGGTGCCGTGATCGATCCGGACATGAGCGACGAACTGCATGTCACCGTGGTTGCCACTGGCCTCGGCCCGCGTGGCGAGAAGCCGGTCAAGGTGGTCGACAACACCCTGAGCGCCCCGAGCGTCGCGGCTGCCGTGATTCCGGCGCGTAACGAGCAGGCTGCGGTCAACTACCGCGAACTGGAGCGTCCGACCGTCATGCGCAACCAGGCACAGGCTGCCGCGACCGCAGCCCGCCTGAACCCGCAGGAAGACCTGGATTACCTGGACATTCCAGCGTTCCTGCGTCGTCAGGCCGATTGA
- the murG gene encoding undecaprenyldiphospho-muramoylpentapeptide beta-N-acetylglucosaminyltransferase, which yields MAASILIMAAGTGGHVFPALACAAEFRARGYDVHWLGTPRGIENELVPAAGLPLHRIEISGLRGKGVLSLLKAPLQLLRSLLQARRVIREVRPVCVLGLGGYVTGPGGLAAKLAGIPLVIHEQNAVAGTANRALSTFAQRVCEAFPETFAASDKRRTTGNPVRRELFTDAPRAALAGRRARLLVLGGSLGAEPLNKLLPQALAQVAPELRPEVFHQAGKQHAEVTRERYAAVQVEAGVEPFIHDMAKAYAWADLVICRAGALTVSELAAAGLPSFLVPLPHAIDDHQTRNAEYLAKEGAAFLLPQAKTDAARLAEQLTEVMMQPERLEAMGASARRLAKPDATANVVDICLEVANG from the coding sequence ATGGCCGCTAGCATCCTGATCATGGCCGCTGGCACCGGCGGGCATGTGTTCCCGGCGCTGGCCTGTGCGGCGGAGTTCCGCGCGCGTGGCTATGACGTGCACTGGCTGGGGACGCCCCGTGGCATCGAGAACGAGCTGGTGCCCGCCGCCGGCCTGCCGCTGCACCGGATTGAAATCAGCGGGCTGCGCGGTAAAGGCGTGTTGTCGCTGCTGAAAGCGCCGCTGCAACTGCTGCGCTCGCTGTTGCAGGCGCGTCGCGTGATTCGTGAAGTGCGTCCGGTCTGCGTACTCGGCCTGGGTGGCTATGTCACCGGGCCTGGCGGCCTGGCAGCGAAGCTGGCGGGTATCCCGCTGGTCATCCATGAGCAGAACGCTGTGGCCGGTACCGCCAACCGGGCGTTGTCCACCTTTGCCCAGCGGGTCTGCGAAGCATTCCCCGAGACGTTCGCTGCCAGCGACAAGCGCCGCACGACCGGCAACCCGGTGCGCCGCGAACTGTTCACCGACGCCCCGAGGGCCGCGCTGGCCGGACGTCGGGCACGCCTGTTGGTGCTGGGTGGCAGCCTGGGCGCCGAGCCGCTGAACAAGCTGCTGCCGCAAGCCCTGGCGCAGGTCGCGCCGGAGCTGCGCCCGGAAGTGTTCCACCAGGCTGGCAAACAGCACGCCGAGGTCACCCGCGAGCGTTATGCGGCGGTACAGGTAGAGGCCGGTGTGGAGCCTTTCATCCATGACATGGCCAAGGCCTACGCCTGGGCCGATCTGGTGATCTGCCGCGCCGGCGCCCTGACGGTCAGTGAACTGGCGGCTGCCGGCCTGCCGTCGTTCCTGGTGCCGCTGCCGCATGCCATCGACGATCACCAGACGCGCAATGCCGAATATCTGGCGAAGGAGGGCGCAGCCTTCCTTCTGCCGCAAGCCAAGACTGATGCGGCCCGACTGGCCGAGCAGCTTACCGAGGTCATGATGCAACCCGAACGATTAGAGGCAATGGGCGCCAGCGCACGGCGACTCGCAAAGCCCGATGCGACAGCGAATGTAGTGGACATCTGCCTGGAGGTGGCCAATGGCTAA
- a CDS encoding D-alanine--D-alanine ligase, translated as MSALQSTRDPRAFGRVAVLFGGRSAEREVSLKSGAAVLDALRSAGVDAFGIDVGDDFLQRLVSERIDRAFIVLHGRGGEDGSMQGLLECAGIPYTGSGILASALAMDKLRTKQVWQSLGLSTPRHAVLASEADCRAAAQALGFPLIVKPAHEGSSIGMAKVDDLPGLVEAWRAASGFDSQVLVEQWIQGPEFTIATLRGQVLPPIGLGTPHSFYDYDAKYLASDTQYRIPCGLDADKEQELKELTARACEAVGIKGWARADVMQDADGRFWLLEVNTVPGMTDHSLVPMAARAAGLDFQQLVLAILDESLEVEA; from the coding sequence ATGAGCGCCCTGCAATCGACCCGTGACCCACGCGCCTTTGGCCGTGTCGCCGTGCTGTTCGGCGGTCGCAGTGCCGAGCGCGAGGTTTCCCTGAAATCCGGGGCTGCAGTGCTGGACGCGTTGCGCTCGGCCGGTGTCGACGCCTTCGGCATCGACGTTGGCGACGACTTCCTGCAGCGTCTGGTCAGCGAGCGTATCGACCGTGCTTTCATCGTGCTGCATGGCCGCGGTGGCGAGGACGGCAGCATGCAAGGGCTGCTGGAGTGCGCCGGAATTCCCTATACCGGCAGTGGCATCCTCGCCTCGGCCCTGGCGATGGACAAGCTGCGCACCAAGCAGGTCTGGCAGAGCCTGGGCCTGTCCACACCGCGCCATGCCGTGCTGGCCAGCGAGGCGGACTGCCGCGCGGCTGCGCAGGCGCTCGGTTTCCCGCTGATCGTCAAGCCGGCCCACGAAGGCTCCAGCATCGGCATGGCCAAGGTGGACGACCTGCCTGGACTGGTCGAGGCCTGGCGTGCCGCCAGCGGTTTCGACTCGCAGGTGCTGGTGGAGCAATGGATCCAGGGGCCGGAGTTCACCATCGCCACCCTGCGTGGCCAGGTGCTGCCACCGATCGGCCTGGGCACGCCGCACAGCTTCTACGACTACGACGCCAAGTACCTGGCCTCCGACACCCAGTACCGCATTCCCTGTGGCCTGGACGCCGACAAGGAACAGGAACTCAAGGAACTGACCGCGCGCGCCTGCGAAGCCGTCGGCATCAAGGGCTGGGCCCGTGCCGATGTGATGCAGGACGCCGACGGGCGCTTCTGGCTGCTGGAAGTGAATACCGTGCCGGGCATGACCGACCACAGTCTGGTGCCGATGGCGGCCCGTGCCGCCGGGCTGGATTTCCAGCAACTGGTGCTGGCCATCCTCGATGAAAGCCTGGAAGTGGAGGCCTGA
- the murC gene encoding UDP-N-acetylmuramate--L-alanine ligase, which translates to MAKSPAAVKAEVRRMRRIRRIHFVGIGGVGMCGIAEVLLNLGYEVSGSDLKASATTERLASFGAQIFIGHQADNVTGSDVLVVSSAVNESNPEVAVALEQRIPVVPRAEMLAELMRYRHGIAVAGTHGKTTTTSLLASVFAAGGLDPTFVIGGRLTAAGTNAKLGESRYLIAEADESDASFLHLQPMVSVVTNIDADHMSTYGGDFGKLKKTFIEFLHNLPFYGLAVLCVDDPVVREILPQIARPTTTYGTSEDADVRAVDIRQEGMRTHFTVLRQGREPMAVSVNMPGNHNVLNALATIAIATDEGISDDAILQGLSGFEGVGRRFQVYGELEVEGGNVMLVDDYGHHPREVAAVIKAVRGGWPERRLVMVYQPHRFTRTRDLYEDFVQVLADANVLLLMEVYPAGEEPIPGADSRHLCHSIRQRGQLDPIYIERDVELAPLVKPLLRPGDILLCQGAGDIGGLAPQLIKSPLFKRKAQ; encoded by the coding sequence ATGGCTAAGTCTCCTGCGGCGGTCAAGGCGGAAGTCCGGCGTATGCGTCGGATTCGCCGTATCCATTTCGTCGGTATCGGCGGTGTCGGCATGTGCGGTATTGCCGAAGTGCTGCTCAACCTGGGCTACGAAGTGTCCGGTTCCGACCTCAAGGCTTCGGCGACCACCGAGCGCCTGGCCAGCTTCGGCGCGCAGATTTTCATCGGCCACCAGGCGGACAACGTCACCGGCTCCGACGTGCTGGTGGTTTCCAGCGCGGTCAACGAGTCGAACCCGGAAGTGGCCGTGGCGCTGGAGCAGCGCATCCCGGTAGTGCCGCGTGCAGAGATGCTGGCCGAGCTGATGCGCTACCGGCATGGCATCGCGGTCGCCGGCACCCATGGCAAGACCACCACCACCAGCCTGCTGGCCTCGGTGTTCGCCGCGGGTGGCCTGGACCCGACCTTCGTCATCGGTGGCCGCCTGACTGCCGCCGGCACTAACGCCAAGCTGGGCGAGAGCCGCTACCTGATCGCCGAAGCCGACGAGAGCGACGCCAGCTTCCTGCACCTGCAACCGATGGTGTCGGTGGTGACCAACATCGACGCCGACCATATGAGCACCTATGGCGGCGACTTCGGCAAGCTGAAGAAAACCTTCATCGAGTTCCTGCACAACCTGCCGTTCTACGGCCTGGCCGTGCTTTGTGTGGACGATCCGGTGGTGCGCGAGATCCTGCCGCAGATCGCCCGCCCGACCACCACCTACGGCACCAGCGAAGATGCCGACGTGCGTGCGGTGGACATCCGCCAGGAAGGCATGCGCACCCACTTCACCGTGCTGCGCCAGGGCCGCGAGCCGATGGCGGTGTCGGTGAACATGCCGGGCAACCACAACGTCCTGAATGCCCTGGCGACCATTGCCATCGCCACCGACGAAGGCATCAGCGACGATGCCATCCTGCAAGGGCTGTCGGGCTTCGAAGGCGTCGGTCGGCGTTTCCAGGTCTATGGCGAGCTGGAAGTCGAGGGCGGCAACGTGATGCTGGTAGACGACTACGGCCATCACCCGCGCGAAGTGGCGGCGGTGATCAAGGCCGTCCGTGGCGGTTGGCCGGAGCGGCGCCTGGTGATGGTGTACCAGCCGCACCGCTTTACCCGTACCCGCGACCTCTACGAAGACTTCGTGCAGGTGCTGGCCGATGCCAACGTGTTGCTGCTGATGGAAGTCTACCCGGCCGGCGAGGAGCCGATTCCCGGTGCCGACAGCCGTCACCTGTGCCACAGCATCCGTCAGCGTGGGCAACTGGACCCTATCTATATCGAGCGTGACGTCGAGCTGGCGCCGCTGGTCAAGCCGCTGCTGCGGCCAGGCGACATCCTGCTCTGCCAGGGCGCCGGCGACATTGGTGGTCTCGCACCACAACTGATCAAAAGTCCGCTGTTCAAGAGGAAAGCCCAATGA